One Vespa velutina chromosome 12, iVesVel2.1, whole genome shotgun sequence DNA window includes the following coding sequences:
- the LOC124953362 gene encoding trafficking protein particle complex subunit 8, translating into MAQCKLTPREFISNTFSPQIAAVCTSAADATCQKNNLSFVELLQPFCKLNTEGHFKDPQGNIVTVRNLRLSIQDVNAHPPEPSIARKMLNEAVSSAMCERTTVIRIGTIDLDIPLSVPWFEAWREMFLSVQFPSDHEFTRHFLACMIVVSTADENPLDKVQVMGSQLHQSIPGKLPKWFNNNALRYYILIHDALLDDKNKAETVFTEMKNIYGANNCFLLQMNSRPPGQIDDNSHLPDPWSQFLIKRTELSSGSEQNSSPRTPADTGGVSAMPNEVTTESEKSSQAGTPIVPQNNTLVSPDVADTISLSSEVSEPSNVQLEVGQEAVSVTIHPLSPESDKLHNISSTTNIKAHIASNSPINANVWADSPNYITAQHGARLSTQDLERLRSLITEFCLKSLLPYVEKQIGLLNDVISNKKGVSRSLFSATRRLFGTNKPGAPGSAPLNAVIYTAESSELQLRRLGDLCFIFGHYSLAYQAYHSAKRDFAGDQAWLYYAGALEMAGLSAFMQGEMNRKTIEYMDDAILTYSNSCKMPQFATRATLLSAECLKGRGLYGEAAKQLIRMTSEDSDLRSALLLEQAAYCFIGPKMMRKYAFHAVLAGHRFSKAGQRKHSLRCYQQAYQVYDNRGWSLAEDHIHFTIGRQAASLKQVQESVKAFEKLLNANSKQPAPQQAAFLREFLHTHNLLLQEDATNDQELPVLPLPLIDSNNVKVLYGHLCESTENSISASHVSLDDEDTDDVRWSKMEEILITEAQGTQPMIFKPSIILYSSISNNTIKPNAVLNEPVHFSIELHNPLHIPLPLSNVTLLWSFTSVNNTITNETNVLETSSELELVDTQVINSIMLHPVCKQRIVLSLTPKQVGQVKVLGLKYNMSNPIHATLDPPVMNPTIFVAGKRLFEIKGPKLKNVKEKPGVQMYAVDYRLEMNVIKKAPYIQIHFSKLSSEMFCGEIQKVEVTLKNIGNAPLTNIYVTSVNAKLFSLGNEDTLDEHSLKKSNKAVTKILLPSDKNNILNVGDVHKMPLWIQAPHKKGNHRLDLLFYYENVDSESIPRHRLCRHTWHLEVLDSIQIRATASRSAVFKDTLPTLNMKMSVKNMNQIHDIITNEISILAVSCQSDTWSIFRSSVLPSNIIVHPQEIFHLLFKLQKKLDNTAIFSNVSIIEDNKNDDISEVTYPFMNFIQKRYILPLDIHENAADMQLQLQEINQKDKDPLLNTMMMNSVLIIRWKNKIIENGCVVRQAIGQHHIDIKYLNQVYKYPKEMQVEQSEYCGRLKIFGPDRNIPDLPITHNKEQFVGIDLQTNANMFCKNVITFSLSHLRQGEHNFRENRLCIIPVTMYIQNHLQSKIDVRINTIGTSSDTQLPNIKTQLYSPHASTNFRYICHSAINCCIDSLAQNTIKLQAILSAPGTYNLAARIEVSVKIVNNREFIPQEWNMESICIMKNAAV; encoded by the exons ATGGCTCAATGCAAGTTAACCCCACGGGAATTTATCAGCAATACCTTTTCGCCACAAATTGCTGCAGTATGTACATCTGCTGCCGATGCAACATGccagaaaaataatttatcatttgtcGAACTTTTGCAACCATTCTGCAAATTAAATACCGAAG GACATTTCAAAGATCCACAAGGAAATATTGTAACCGTTCGAAATCTTCGACTTTCTATACAAGATGTTAATGCACATCCACCTGAACCTAGCATTGCAAGGAAAATGCTGAATGAAGCTGTTAGCTCGGCAATGTGTGAACGTACTACTGTTATTCGTATTGGAACAATTGATTTAGACATTCCTCTATCTGTTCCATGGTTTGAAGCATGGAGAGAAATGTTTCTTAGCGTACAGTTTCCTTCTGATCATGAGTTTACAAGACATTTTCTTGCCTGCATGATCGTTGTTTCAACAGCAGATGAAAATCCTTTAGACAAAGTACAAGTAATGGGTTCACAATTACACCAAAGTATTCCTGGAAAATTACCAAAGTGGTTTAATAACAATGCATTAAGATATTACATCCTAATACATGATGCCTTATTGGATGATAAGAACAa GGCAGAGACTGTTTTtacagaaatgaaaaatatttatggtGCTAATAATTGTTTCCTTTTACAAATGAATTCACGACCACCAGGACAAATTGATGATAATTCACATTTACCAGATCCTTGGAGtcaatttctaataaaacgtACGGAATTATCAAGTGGTAGCGAACAAAATAGTTCACCACGTACTCCAGCAGATACAGGAGGTGTATCCGCTATGCCAAACGAAGTCACAACAGAGTCTGAGAA ATCAAGTCAAGCTGGAACACCGATTGTTCcacaaaataatacattagtTTCTCCAGATGTAGCTGATACAATTAGTCTTTCTTCTGAAGTATCAGAACCTAGTAATGTGCAATTAGAAGTTGGACAAGAAGCAGTGTCCGTAACTATTCATCCTCTTAGTCCAGAGAGTGATAAGTTACATAATATTAGTTCTACTACTAATATTAAAGCTCATATAGCTAGTAATTCTCCAATTAATGCCAATGTTTGGGCAGATTCTCCAAATTACATTACTGCACAACATGGTGCTCGATTATCTACACAAGATCTTGAAAGACTGAGATCACTTATAACAGAATTCTGTTTGAAGAGTTTATTACCATATGTCGAAAAACAAATTGGTTTATTAAATGatgttatttcaaataaaaaaggtGTTAGTAGATCACTTTTTAGTGCAACAAGAAGATTATTTGGTACGAATAAGCCAGGAGCACCAGGATCTGCTCCATTAAATGCTGTGAT TTACACTGCAGAGTCTTCTGAGTTACAATTGCGTCGTTTGGGTGATTTGTGTTTTATATTCGGTCATTATTCGCTTGCTTATCAAGCGTATCATAGTGCAAAACGAGACTTTGCAGGCGATCAAGCATGGCTTTATTATGCAGGTGCTCTAGAAATGGCTGGTTTGAGTGCTTTCATGCAAGGTGAAATGAATCGAAAAACAATCGAGTATATGGATGATGCGATATTAACTTATTCAAATAGTTGTAAGATGCCACAATTTGCAACTAGAGCAACATTACTCAGTGCGGAATGCTTGAAGGGTCGTGGATTATATGGGGAAGCAGCAAAACAATTAATTCGTATGACAAGCGAAGATTCTGATCTACGTTCTGCTTTACTTCTTGAACAAGCTGCTTATTGTTTTATTGGTCCGAAAATGATGAGGAAATATGCGTTTCATGCAGTCTTAGCTGGACATAGGTTCTCAAAAGCAGGCCAACGGAAACATTCTTTAAGATGTTATCAACAAGCTTATCAG gTATATGATAATAGGGGATGGTCATTAGCAGAAGATCATATACACTTTACGATTGGTAGGCAAGCTGCTTCTTTAAAGCAAGTTCAAGAATCTGTCAAggcatttgaaaaattattgaatgcTAATAGTAAACAACCGGCACCGCAACAAGCTGCTTTTCTACGAGAATTTTTACATACTCATAAT TTATTACTTCAAGAAGATGCTACAAATGACCAGGAGCTTCCTGTTTTGCCTTTACCATTAATAGATAGCAACAATGTTAAAGTATTATATGGCCATTTATGTGAATCAACTGAAAATAGTATTTCGGCGAGTCATGTATCGCTAGACGATGAAGATACGGACGATGTTAGATGGtcaaaaatggaagaaatacTTATAACCGAAGCTCAGGGAACACAACCTATGATATTTAAGCCATCCATTATATTGTATTCGagtataagtaataatactaTCAAACCAAATGCTGTCTTGAACGAGCCAGTGCATTTTTCTATTGAATTACATAATCCACTGCATATACCATTACCATTATCCAACGTAACTTTATTGTGGTCATTTACTAGTGTCAATAATACTATTACAAATGAAACAAACGTACTGGAAACATCGTCGGAATTAGAATTGGTTGATACACAAGTAATCAATTCGATAATGTTACATCCAGTTTGTAAACAACGTATTGTATTATCTTTGACACCTAAGCAAGTAGGGCAGGTAAAAGTCTTGGGCTTGAAGTATAATATGTCTAATCCAATTCATGCAACACTAGACCCACCAGTTATGAATCCGACAATTTTTGTTGCTGGAAAACGATTATTTGAGATCAAAGGtcctaaattaaaaaatgttaaagaaaagCCAGGCGTACAAATGTATGCTGTGGATTATAGATTAGAAATGAATGTCATCAAAAAAGCTCCATATATACAG ATCCATTTTAGCAAATTATCATCAGAAATGTTTTGTGGAGAAATACAAAAGGTTGAAgtaactttaaaaaatataggaaatgcgccattaacaaatatttatgttaCTTCTGTCAATGCTAAGCTATTTTCATTAGGAAATGAAGATACACTCGATg aaCATTCATTGAAGAAAAGCAATAAAGCTGTGACAAAAATTTTGCTACCTtcagataaaaataacattttaaacGTAGGTGATGTTCATAAGATGCCATTGTGGATTCAAGCACCTCATAAAAAGGGAAATCATAGATTAGatttacttttctattatGAAAATGTTGACTCTGAAAGTATTCCAAGGCATAGATTGTGCAGACACACGTGGCACTTGGAAGTATTGGATTCAATACAAATCAGAGCGACCGCATCCAGAAGCGCAGTATTTAAAGATACTTTACCgacattaaatatgaaaatgtctGTTAAAAACATGAATCAGATTCatgatattattacaaatgaaatttcaatattagcTGTATCTTGCCAAAGCGATACTTGGTCAATATTTAGATCATCTGTCCTTCCGTCTAATATTATAGTACACCCACAagagatatttcatttattgtttaaattacaaaaaaaattggataACACAGCAATATTCTCTAATGTATCAATAATAGAAGATAATAAGAACGATGATATATCGGAAGTAACTTATCCATTCatgaattttatacaaaagagatatattttaCCATTAGATATACATGAGAATGCAGCTGATATGCAATTGCAGCTCCaagaaattaatcaaaagGATAAGGATCCTCTTCTAAACACCATGATGATGAATTCggttttaattattagatggaaaaataaaataatagaaaatggtTGTGTCGTTAGGCAAGCAATTGGTCAGCAtcatattgatataaaatatttgaatcaaGTTTACAAATATCCAAAAGAAATGCAAGTAGAACAAAGCGAATATTGTGGACGTTTGAAGATATTTGGACCAGATAGGAATATACCAGATTTACCGATTACGCATAATAAAGAACAATTTGTAGGAATTGATCTTCAAACGAATGCAAACATGTTctgtaaaaatgtaataacattttctttaagCCATCTCAGGCAAGGCGAGCATAATTTTAGAGAAAATAGACTTTGCATTATACCAGttacaatgtatatacaaaatcATCTCCAATCAAAAATTGATGTCAGAATAAACACCATTGGAACTAGCAG tGATACTCAACTTCCAAATATTAAAACTCAACTTTATTCACCACATGCTTCGACAAACTTTCGATATATTTGTCATTCAGCGATCAATTGTTGCATAGACTCTCTCGCACAGAATACTATAAAATTGCAAGCTATATTATCAGCTCCTGGTACATACAATTTAGCAGCAAGAATAGAAGTTTctgtaaaaattgtaaataatagagAATTTATTCCTCAAGAATGGAATATGGAAAGTATATGCATTATGAAGAATGCAgctgtataa
- the LOC124953327 gene encoding polyadenylate-binding protein 4-like: MNPGAPNYPMASLYVGDLHTDITEAMLFEKFSSAGPVLSIRVCRDMITRRSLGYAYVNFQQPADAERALDTMNFDMIKGRPIRIMWSQRDPSLRKSGVGNVFIKNLDKNIDNKAMYDTFSAFGNILSCKVAQDESGASKGYGFVHFETEEAANKSIDKVNGMLLNGKKVYVGKFIPRKEREKELGEKAKLFTNVYVKNFGEDMTDDKLKEMFEKYGTIISHKVMNKDDGKSRGFGFVAFEDPDAAEQAVLELNGKEVAEGKCMYVGRAQKKAERQQELKRKFEQMKIERLNRYQGVNLYVKNLDDTIDDERLRKEFTPFGTITSAKVMMEEGRSKGFGFVCFSAPEEATKAVTEMNGRIVGSKPLYVALAQRKEDRKAHLASQYMQRMANMRMQQMGQIFQPGGAGSYYLPTIPQPQRFYGPAQISQIRATPRWPAQPNQVRPNAQTGSSGFAAMQGPFRAAPRAPAAQAGTMRNTLSARPITGQQTVGGANMQGRSMAGQAVGVSPQSRPSNYKYTSNMRNPPQAMAVPAQAPVQQAVHIQGQEPLTASMLAAAPPQEQKQMLGERLFPLIQCMYPQLTGKITGMLLEIDNSELLHMLEHNESLKAKVEEAVAVLQAHQAKQAVASKKE; this comes from the exons ATGAATCCAGGAGCTCCAAACTACCCTATGGCTTCGCTTTATGTGGGAGATTTGCATACCGACATCACCGAGGCGATGCTGTTTGAAAAGTTTTCGTCGGCTGGCCCTGTACTTTCTATACGCGTCTGTCGTGATATGATTACCAGACGATCTCTTGGTTACGCTTATGTCAACTTTCAACAACCTGCTGATG ctGAACGCGCACTGGATACGATGAATTTTGATATGATTAAAGGGCGGCCTATAAGAATCATGTGGTCCCAACGTGATCCTTCCCTTCGGAAATCTGGTGTTGGaaatgttttcattaaaaatttagataaaaatatagacaATAAAGCAATGTACGATACATTTTCTGCTTTTGGTAATATACTTAGTTGCAAAGTTGCTCAAGACGAGTCGGGTGCATCTAAGGGATATGGTTTTGTTCATTTTGAAACCGAAGAAGCCGCTAACAAATCTATCGACAAAGTAAACGGAATGTTATTAAACGGGAAGAAG GTTTATGTCGGTAAGTTTATCCCTCGCAAAGAACGTGAAAAAGAATTAGGAGAAAAAGCGAAGCTTTTTACCAatgtttatgtaaaaaattttggAGAAGACATGAccgatgataaattaaaagagatgTTTGAGAAATATGGGACCATCATCAGTCATAAAGTGATGAATAAAGATGACGGGAAATCTCGAGGTTTTGGTTTCGTCGCCTTTGAAGATCCTGATGCCGCTGAACAAGCTGTTTTGGaattaaatggaaaagaagTGGCAGAAGGAAAATGCATGTATGTAGGTAGAGCTCAAAAGAAGGCGGAACGTCAACaagaattaaagagaaagtttGAGCAAATGAAGATAGAACGGTTAAACCGTTATCAAGGTGTTAATCTTTACGTAAAGAATTTGGATGACACCATCGACGATGAACGTCTACGAAAAGAATTTACACCTTTTGGAACTATTACCTCCGCAAAAGTCATGATGGAAGAAGGACGTAGCAAAGGATTTGGCTTTGTATGTTTTTCAGCCCCAGAAGAAGCAACTAAGGCTGTAACAGAAATGAACGGTCGTATAGTAGGTTCCAAACCGTTATACGTTGCTTTAGCTCAACGTAAAGAAGATCGTAAGGCTCATCTTGCCTCACAATATATGCAACGCATGGCTAACATGCGTATGCAACAAATGGGCCAAATATTTCAACCTGGTGGTGCTGGCAGTTATTATTTACCTACTATTCCTCAACCACAAAGATTTTATGGGCCAGCACAAATTTCACAGATTCGTGCGACACCCCGTTGGCCAGCACAACCAAATCAAGTACGACCCAATGCACAGACTGGTAGTTCAGGTTTTGCTGCTATGCAAGGACCATTCAGAGCTGCTCCTCGAGCTCCGGCTGCCCAAGCTGGTACTATGCGCAATACACTATCTGCCAGGCCAATTACAG gtcAACAAACGGTAGGTGGTGCAAACATGCAAGGACGTTCTATGGCTGGACAAGCAGTTGGGGTTTCTCCTCAGAGTCGTCCATCCAATTATAAGTACACTTCAAATATGCGCAATCCTCCGCAAGCAATGGCAGTTCCTGCTCAAGCTCCAGTCCAACAGGCAGTTCATATTCAAGGCCAAGAACCATTGACTGCCTCCATGTTAGCAGCTGCTCCTCCACAGGAGCAGAAACAAATGTTGGGAGAACGTTTGTTCCCGTTGATTCAATGCATGTACCCACAACTCACTGGGAAGATCACAGGAATGTTGTTAGAGATTGATAATTCGGAACTCCTTCATATGTTGGAGCATAACGAATCATTGAAGGCCAAGGTTGAGGAGGCTGTGGCAGTACTGCAGGCTCATCAAGCCAAGCAGGCTGTGGcttcgaaaaaagaataa